A genomic stretch from Solanum stenotomum isolate F172 chromosome 8, ASM1918654v1, whole genome shotgun sequence includes:
- the LOC125872092 gene encoding sesquiterpene synthase 12-like produces MAASSPIKCRPLANFHPTVWGYHFLSYAPEISNQEKVEVDEYKETIRKMLVEAPEGSEEKLVLIDAMQRLGMAYHFDNEIETSIRNIFYASQQNDDNLHVASLRFRLVRQQGHYMSSDVFKQFTNQDGKFKETLTNDVQGLLSLYEASNLRVRNEEILEEALTFTTTHLESIVSNLSNNSLKVEVTEALKQPIRKTLPRVGARKYISIYENNDAHNHLLLKFAKLDFNVLQKFHQRELSELTRWWKDLNFANKYPYARDRLVECYFWVLGVYFQPKYSRARKMLTKVLKMTSIIDDTFDAYATYDELVPFNDVIQRWDISVIDSLPPYMRPAYQALQDIYNEMEQLLTKEGNSDRVYYAKYEMKKLVRAYFKEAQWLDAGYTPKYEEHLENALVSCGYMMAATTSLIGMDESISQETFEWMINEPLIVRAASIINRRMDDMIGHETEQQREHVASTIECYMKEYGASKQETYTKFHKEVINGWKDINKELIRPTEVPMFVRERALYFACVMDTLYKEEDGYTNSKGKLKNMINLLLVEPVKI; encoded by the exons ATGGCTGCTTCTTCTCCTATTAAGTGTCGCCCCTTGGCAAATTTTCACCCAACTGTTTGGGGATATCATTTCCTTTCTTATGCTCCT GAAATTAGTAACCAAGAAAAAGTTGAAGTTGATGAGTACAAAGAAACAATCAGGAAAATGCTTGTGGAAGCTCCAGAGGGTAGTGAAGAAAAACTTGTGTTGATAGATGCAATGCAACGATTGGGAATGGCATATCATTTCGATAATGAAATTGAAACATCCATTCGAAACATTTTTTATGCGTCCCAACAAAATGATGACAACCTTCATGTTGCTTCTCTTCGTTTTCGACTTGTGAGGCAACAAGGTCATTACATGTCTTCAG ATGTCTTCAAGCAATTCACCAACCAGGATGGGAAATTCAAGGAAACACTTACTAATGATGTTCAAGGATTATTGAGTTTGTATGAAGCATCAAATCTGAGAGTGCGCAATGAAGAGATTCTTGAAGAAGCTCTTACCTTTACCACAACTCATCTTGAGTCTATTGTCTCCAACTTGAGCAATAACTCTCTTAAGGTTGAAGTAACTGAAGCCTTAAAACAGCCTATTCGCAAGACTTTACCAAGGGTGGGAGCAAGGAAATACATATCCATTTACGAAAACAATGATGCACACAACCATTTGCTTTTGAAATTTGCTAAATTGGATTTCAACGTGCTGCAAAAGTTCCACCAAAGAGAACTTAGTGAGCTTACAAG GTGGTGGAAAGATTtgaattttgcaaataaatatCCATATGCAAGAGACAGACTGGTTGAGTGTTACTTTTGGGTATTAGGAGTGTATTTTCAGCCAAAGTATAGTCGTGCTAGAAAAATGCTAACAAAAGTACTCAAGATGACCTCAATTATTGATGACACTTTTGATGCCTATGCAACCTATGACGAACTTGTGCCCTTCAATGATGTCATCCAGag ATGGGACATTAGTGTGATTGATTCACTACCGCCATATATGAGACCTGCTTATCAAGCCCTTCAAGACATTTACAATGAAATGGAACAATTATTGACAAAAGAAGGTAACTCGGACCGTGTATACTATGCAAAATATGAG ATGAAAAAGTTGGTGAGAGCCTATTTTAAGGAAGCTCAATGGTTGGATGCTGGCTATACTCCAAAATATGAGGAGCATTTGGAGAATGCACTAGTAAGTTGTGGGTATATGATGGCAGCAACTACTTCCTTGATCGGCATGGACGAATCTATAAGCCAAGAGACTTTTGAATGGATGATAAATGAACCTTTGATAGTTCGTGCAGCATCGATAATTAACAGACGAATGGATGATATGATTGGACATGAA ACTGAACAACAAAGAGAACATGTAGCTTCAACTATTGAATGCTACATGAAAGAATATGGAGCGTCGAAGCAAGAGACATATACTAAGTTTCACAAAGAAGTAATCAATGGATGGAAGGACATAAACAAAGAACTCATTCGTCCAACTGAAGTACCAATGTTTGTTCGCGAACGAGCTTTATATTTCGCATGTGTGATGGACACTTTATATAAAGAGGAAGATGGATACACAAACTCCAAAGGCAAACTTAAAAACATGATTAACTTGTTACTGGTTGAACCTGTCAAGATATGA